One segment of Streptosporangium brasiliense DNA contains the following:
- a CDS encoding helix-turn-helix transcriptional regulator, with amino-acid sequence MLETSARLLRLLSLLQTHREWSGAELSERLGVTARTVRRDVGRLRELGYPVHATAGAPGYRLGAGTDLPPLLLDDDEAVAVAVGLRTAAGGSVSGIEETSVRALAKLERVLPSRLRHRVHALRSMTVPMGRAGSAVAPASLTAIAAACRDHETLRFDYRTHDGQEGVRAAEPYRLVHSGRHWYLLGWDTDRAGWRTYRVDRLSLRTPNGPRFVPRDPPDSDLVAYMSRSISIAPYRYRGRFTMHAPAEVVAAHMSATMGTVEPIDERSCTLSSGANDLDELAVWVALMDIDFEVHEPPELVDRIRALSARLATAAPA; translated from the coding sequence ATGTTGGAGACATCGGCCCGGTTGCTCAGACTGCTCTCGCTCCTGCAGACCCACCGGGAGTGGTCGGGCGCGGAGCTGTCGGAGCGGCTCGGCGTGACCGCGCGGACCGTCCGCCGTGACGTCGGGCGGCTGCGCGAGCTCGGCTATCCCGTGCACGCCACCGCGGGCGCGCCCGGCTACCGGCTCGGCGCGGGCACGGACCTGCCGCCGCTGCTGTTGGACGACGACGAGGCGGTGGCGGTCGCGGTGGGGCTGCGGACGGCGGCCGGGGGCTCGGTGTCGGGGATCGAGGAGACCTCCGTGCGGGCGCTGGCCAAGCTGGAGCGGGTGCTGCCGTCCCGGCTCCGGCATCGCGTGCACGCGCTGCGGTCGATGACCGTGCCGATGGGACGGGCGGGTTCGGCGGTGGCCCCGGCGTCCCTGACCGCGATCGCCGCCGCCTGCCGCGACCACGAGACCCTGCGGTTCGACTACCGGACGCATGACGGCCAGGAGGGCGTCCGCGCCGCCGAGCCCTACCGGCTCGTCCATTCGGGGCGGCACTGGTATCTGCTGGGCTGGGACACCGACCGGGCCGGCTGGCGCACCTACCGGGTCGACCGCCTGAGCCTGCGGACGCCGAACGGACCGCGCTTCGTCCCCCGCGACCCGCCCGACTCCGACCTGGTGGCCTACATGTCCCGGTCGATCTCCATCGCGCCCTACCGGTACCGGGGCCGCTTCACGATGCACGCTCCGGCCGAGGTGGTCGCCGCGCACATGTCGGCCACGATGGGGACGGTCGAGCCGATCGACGAGCGGTCCTGCACGTTGTCCAGCGGCGCGAACGACCTCGACGAACTCGCCGTCTGGGTCGCGCTGATGGACATCGACTTCGAGGTGCACGAGCCGCCCGAGCTCGTCGACCGCATCCGCGCCCTCTCCGCCCGCCTCGCCACCGCCGCACCCGCCTGA
- a CDS encoding FAD-dependent oxidoreductase → MDVVVIGAGQAGLSSAYFLSRAGIDSVVLDRSPRPGGAWQFRWPSLTLGAAHRVHDLPGLPMGVVDMTRPSSEVVSEYFAAYERTFGLPVRRPVTVRAVREGPAGRLLVETSAGDWSPRALINATGTWERPFWPRYPGQETFLGRQLHTADYVTRDKFAGRHVVVVGAGASAVQLLMEIAEITTTTWVTRRPPVFREGPFDEEAGRAAVARVDARVRAGLPPGSVVGATGYPVTPQVRAARAAGVLDRLPMFDRIVPDGVRWDAAPAGHGRLVRAEVILWATGFRPVVGHLAPLHLREPGGGIRVEDTRAVLDPRVHLVGYGPSASTIGANRAGRTAVQHIRRLLGAPMAA, encoded by the coding sequence ATCGACGTTGTGGTCATCGGGGCCGGGCAGGCCGGGCTGTCCAGCGCCTACTTCCTGAGCAGGGCCGGGATCGACTCCGTGGTCCTCGACCGCTCCCCGCGTCCCGGCGGCGCGTGGCAGTTCCGCTGGCCGTCCCTGACCCTCGGCGCGGCGCACCGGGTGCACGATCTCCCCGGCCTGCCGATGGGCGTCGTCGACATGACCCGGCCCTCGTCGGAGGTCGTGTCCGAGTATTTCGCCGCCTACGAGCGGACCTTCGGCCTGCCGGTGCGCCGCCCGGTGACGGTGCGGGCGGTCCGGGAGGGGCCGGCCGGGCGGCTGCTGGTGGAGACCTCGGCCGGCGACTGGTCCCCCCGGGCACTGATCAACGCCACCGGCACCTGGGAGCGCCCCTTCTGGCCGCGTTACCCGGGTCAGGAGACGTTCCTCGGGCGGCAGCTCCACACCGCCGACTACGTCACCCGGGACAAGTTCGCCGGCCGGCACGTGGTGGTGGTCGGCGCGGGCGCCTCGGCCGTCCAGCTCCTGATGGAGATCGCCGAGATCACCACGACCACCTGGGTGACCCGCCGTCCTCCCGTCTTCCGGGAGGGGCCGTTCGACGAGGAGGCCGGCCGGGCGGCCGTCGCCCGAGTCGACGCCCGCGTCCGCGCCGGGCTCCCGCCGGGCAGCGTGGTCGGGGCCACCGGCTATCCGGTGACGCCTCAGGTCAGGGCGGCCAGGGCGGCCGGGGTGCTGGACCGCCTGCCGATGTTCGACCGGATCGTCCCCGACGGGGTGAGGTGGGACGCGGCGCCCGCCGGGCACGGCCGGCTGGTCAGGGCCGAGGTGATCCTGTGGGCCACCGGCTTCCGGCCGGTCGTCGGCCACCTGGCCCCGCTCCACCTGCGCGAGCCGGGCGGCGGCATCCGGGTCGAGGACACCCGGGCCGTCCTCGACCCCCGCGTCCACCTGGTCGGCTACGGCCCCTCCGCCAGCACCATCGGGGCCAACCGCGCCGGCCGTACCGCCGTCCAGCACATCCGCCGGCTCCTCGGGGCGCCGATGGCGGCCTGA